From the genome of Perca fluviatilis chromosome 1, GENO_Pfluv_1.0, whole genome shotgun sequence, one region includes:
- the stim2a gene encoding stromal interaction molecule 2, whose protein sequence is MLPVSLLLLLVFPAALFVAAHGTGDLQGFTFPGGSASFDPTDPCMVVYPPCMSEADRYSLEALRSIHQMMDDDQDGGIEVEESVEFIIEDMKQQQTNKHSHLHREDQHITIEELWRGWKSSEVHNWTQDNVLRWLKDFVELPQYERNFKDFKVNGNTLPRIAANEPSFLSGHLRVQDQRDKQKLNIKALDVVLFGPPTRPPHNYMKDLLLIVSVVMGVGGCWFAQAQNKVSKVHISRMMKDLESLQRAEQSLIDLQEQLERAQEEKRNVAEEKQNLEEKMRDEIIGAQEEAYRLHELRQGAVSELSRLRYAEEELVQVRGALKQAEKDMQASWNASEALQLWLQLTHEVEVQFYNVKRHRAELQLGIAKEEAEKIKKKRSSLFGTLHVAHSSSLDQVDHKILEAKNSLSEVTACLRERLHRWQQIERLCCFPVIRNPGLANLTAQLYSEPIALGFPRVPQPSWSCHSSVHGSIEDLLEESASPVLPQMTVPGPPLKRSPRTRGSTICRSRRPGPISQPPAAMISPDPDLLIPIRDPYTCEEEGLLLKTLKKQDSQEMFSDTEYMTSPPLSKMFPSPTVETSSQKLYYDETEPFSDTSITQNLSKEEEAVVESPVRKTSVEELEACVDISLGKMAKDKVLDASLETPSLKMSKEESLIEATSRKISRDRSEVHMDFAVRKVLSNEFDADFPARKVERDTIGDLMDTASRNVYREISDLPLDVRKILWKELEATTDLAPRKLSSDMMGTSMDSASRMMIQDDVECPFDSVSRRITRDSMGSSLDTGTRKIQWNKGDFQLDFSVRALAMDKMVDATRTPPRKISRDELEYCKDSASIKMLPKERFEALTDTSSSPEKQKFNIEPSTSRKILRDELDMSAGSLKRRILRMPRDDTDTSIDTPTGKISWDRSDVPMEIPKQSILREELGASKSSSSPGRIGQPDLMVTSQVPWESPSDLFTGTLSKLVYDGILEKSCHSVATTSTSPSASTPNLPESRLQAEVEPPLTPPGIAFPSPASATETGHEKNKHKEKSRKSLKLKNPFKKKTESTPEKPQSGLQKL, encoded by the exons ATGCTGCCTGTGTCCCTTCTCTTGCTCCTCGTTTTCCCCGCTGCGCTCTTTGTGGCCGCGCACGGCACCGGGGACCTCCAGGGTTTCACCTTCCCCGGTGGGAGCGCAAGTTTCGACCCAACAG ACCCCTGCATGGTGGTGTATCCACCATGTATGAGCGAGGCGGATCGCTACAGCCTGGAGGCCCTGCGGAGCATCCATCAGATGATGGACGATGACCAAGACGGAGGGATTGAGGTGGAGGAGAGTGTGGAG TTCATCATTGAGGACATGAAACAGCAGCAAACCAACAAACACAGCCACCTGCACAGAGAAGACCAACATATCACAATTGAGGAGCTCTGGAGGGGCTGGAAGTCgtctgaag TACATAACTGGACTCAAGATAATGTGCTTCGCTGGCTGAAGGATTTTGTTGAGTTGCCCCAGTATGAGAGGAACTTTAAGGACTTTAAGGTCAATGGAAACACACTCCCCAG GATTGCAGCCAATGAGCCTTCATTCCTGAGTGGCCATCTGAGGGTTCAGgaccagagagacaaacagaagcTCAACATCAAAGCTCTGGATGTTGTTCTGTTTGGACCGCCTACAC GTCCCCCTCATAACTACATGAAGGACCTGCTGCTCATTGTATCAGTGGTGATGGGAGTTGGAGGCTGCTGGTTTGCCCAGGCCCAGAACAAAGTCAGTAAAGTCCACATATCCAGGATGATGAAAGATTTGGAAAGTCTGCAGAGGGCTGAACAGAGCCTCATAGATCTGCAGGAACA ACTGGAGCGAGCACAGGAAGAAAAACGTAATGTCGCAGAGGAGAAACAGAACCTGGAGGAGAAGATGAGGGATGAGATCATAGGGGCGCAGGAGGAGGCTTACCGCCTTCACGAGCTGAGGCAGGGAGCTGTCAGTGAGCTCAGCCGCCTCCGATATGCAGAGGAAGAGCTGGTGCAG GTCCGTGGAGCACTGAAGCAGGCGGAGAAGGACATGCAGGCTAGCTGGAATGCCTCAGAGGCCCTCCAACTGTGGTTACAGCTGACACATGAGGTAGAGGTCCAGTTCTACAATGTCAAGAGGCACAGAGCAGAACTACAGCTTGGCATCGCCAAGGAAGAG GCAGAGAAGATTAAGAAGAAGAGGAGTTCCCTGTTCGGGACTCTCCATGTTGCACACAGCTCCTCTCTGGACCAAGTTGATCACAAGATCCTGGAGGCAAA GAATTCCTTGTCTGAAGTAACAGCCTGCCTACGGGAACGCCTCCATCGCTGGCAGCAGATTGAGCGCCTCTGTTGCTTCCCCGTCATTAGGAATCCTGGCCTAGCTAACCTCACTGCTCAGCTCTACTCAGAGCCAATAGCCCTGGGGTTTCCCAGAGTTCCCCAGCCATCTTGGTCATGCCACAGCTCTGTTCATGGATCTATAGAGGATCTGTTAGAAGAGTCTGCTTCTCCAGTCTTACCACAGATGACAG TTCCAGGTCCACCACTGAAGCGCTCTCCACGAACACGGGGATCCACCATATGTCGATCACGTCGTCCTGGCCCGATCAGTCAGCCACCGGCCGCCATGATCTCCCCGGACCCTGACCTTCTAATCCCCATCAGAGACCCATACACATGCGAGGAAGAGGGGCTCCTCCTGAAAACTCTAAAGAAACA AGACTCCCAAGAGATGTTCTCAGACACAGAATATATGACTTCACCTCCTCTCAGCAAAATGTTCCCTAGTCCAACTGTTGAAACTTCATCTCAAAAGCTCTATTATGATGAAACTGAGCCGTTTTCAGACACCTCCATTACACAGAATTTgagtaaagaagaagaagctgttGTTGAATCTCCAGTTCGCAAAACGTCTGTAGAAGAGCTTGAAGCTTGTGTAGATATTTCCTTGGGAAAGATGGCAAAAGACAAAGTGTTGGATGCTTCTTTGGAAACCCCCTCTTTGAAGATGTCCAAAGAAGAGTCTTTGATTGAGGCTACATCAAGGAAGATATCCAGAGACAGGAGTGAAGTTCACATGGACTTTGCTGTTAGAAAGGTGCTTTCCAATGAGTTTGATGCAGATTTCCCAGCCAGGAAAGTAGAGAGAGATACAATAGGGGATTTGATGGACACTGCTTCAAGGAATGTTTACAGAGAAATAAGTGATTTACCTCTGGATGTGAGAAAGATTCTTTGGAAAGAATTAGAAGCAACAACAGATTTGGCACCGAGGAAGCTATCCAGTGACATGATGGGGACTTCAATGGACAGTGCCTCAAGAATGATGATACAAGATGATGTTGAGTGCCCGTTTGACTCAGTATCCAGAAGGATTACAAGAGATTCAATGGGATCGTCCCTAGACACAGGTACTAGAAAGATTCAATGGAATAAAGGAGACTTCCAGCTTGATTTCTCTGTAAGGGCATTAGCAATGGACAAAATGGTTGATGCTACTAGAACACCACCAAGAAAGATATCTAGAGATGAGCTGGAGTATTGTAAAGATAGCGCTTCTATAAAAATGCTACCCAAAGAGAGATTTGAAGCACTTACGGATACCTCGTCCTCTCCAGAGAAGCAAAAGTTCAATATAGAACCATCAACAAGTAGAAAGATACTGAGAGACGAACTTGACATGTCTGCTGGTTCTCTCAAAAGGAGAATACTCAGAATGCCAAGAGATGACACTGACACTTCCATAGACACTCCCACAGGAAAGATCTCCTGGGACAGAAGTGATGTTCCAATGGAAATACCTAAACAATCAATACTGAGGGAGGAGTTGGGAGCATCCAAATCAAGTTCATCTCCAGGTCGAATTGGACAGCCAGACCTTATGGTAACCTCCCAGGTACCATGGGAGTCACCATCAGACCTTTTCACTGGCACATTGAGCAAGCTTGTGTATGATGGAATCCTTGAGAAGTCCTGCCACTCCGTGGCTACGACCTCAACCAGCCCCTCTGCCTCAACACCCAACCTGCCCGAGAGCAGGCTGCAAGCAGAGGTGGAGCCACCATTGACACCACCAGGGATTGCTTTCCCATCTCCTGCATCGGCCACTGAGACTGGACACGAAAAAAACAAGCATAAGGAAAAGAGCAGGAAATCCTTAAAGCTCAAAAATCCTTTTAAAAAGAAGACTGAATCAACTCCAGAGAAGCCTCAAAGTGGTCTCCAAAAACTCTGA